In Monodelphis domestica isolate mMonDom1 chromosome 4, mMonDom1.pri, whole genome shotgun sequence, one DNA window encodes the following:
- the LOC100030159 gene encoding olfactory receptor 149-like — MEMKNQTVVTEFILLGIPHTEGLEIELFFVFFFFYFFTLLGNLTILLAIISSPRLHTPMYFFLCKLSIFDIFFPSVSSPKMLFFLSGNSHAISYGGCVCQLFFYHFLGCTECFLYTVMAYDRFVAICYPLRYTVIMSHKVCAILAMGTSFFGCVQATFLTALTFQLPYCGPNQVEYFFCDIPVMLKLACADTSALEMVGFISVGLMPFSCFLLILTSYSRIVCSILRIRSAEGRRRAFSTCSAHLTAILLFYMPVVLIYLQPTPNPWLNATVQILNNLVTPMLNPLIYSLRNKEVKSSLRKVLQQIGLLPEQ, encoded by the coding sequence ATGGAGATGAAGAATCAGACAGTGGTAACAGAGTTCATCCTTCTAGGAATCCCCCATACAGAAGGGCTGGAGATTgaacttttctttgtatttttcttcttttatttctttaccttGCTGGGAAACCTGACCATTCTGTTGGCCATCATTTCTTCTCCTCGTCTTCACACTCCCATGTATTTCTTCCTATGCAAGCTGTCTATTTTTGACATATTTTTCCCTTCAGTGAGTTCTCCCAAAAtgctattctttctttctgggaATAGCCATGCCATCTCCTATGGAGGCTGTGTCTGCCAACtctttttctatcatttccttGGCTGTACCGAATGTTTCCTATATACTGTGATGGCCTATGACCGCTTTGTTGCCATCTGCTACCCTCTACGGTACACGGTCATCATGAGCCATAAGGTATGTGCCATCTTAGCTATGGGGACTTCATTTTTTGGCTGTGTTCAGGCCACCTTCCTAACAGCCCTCACTTTCCAGTTGCCTTACTGTGGTCCCAACCAGGTGGAATATTTCTTCTGTGACATCCCAGTGATGCTGAAGCTAGCCTGTGCAGATACCTCAGCTCTGGAGATGGTGGGTTTCATCAGTGTGGGCCTCATGCCCTTCAGCTGTTTCCTCCTCATCCTTACTTCTTACAGCCGCATTGTTTGCTCCATTTTGAGGATACGCTCAGCAGAGGGCCGACGCAGAGCCTTCTCCACTTGCAGTGCTCACCTCACAGCTATCCTCCTATTTTATATGCCTGTGGTACTCATCTACCTACAGCCAACCCCCAATCCTTGGCTAAATGCCACTGTTCAGATCCTGAATAATTTGGTCACCCCTATGCTAAATCCTTTGATCTATAGTTTAAGGAACAAGGAGGTAAAATCATCACTAAGGAAGGTGCTACAGCAGATTGGTCTCCTTCCTGAGCAGTAA